In Leptospira limi, a single genomic region encodes these proteins:
- a CDS encoding PAS domain S-box protein, whose amino-acid sequence MKKLKLQELSKHYLAIRGSKNDAIITSDKSKTILSWNKGAENLFGYSEDEILGKPISIIIPIHLRKYHDEGMENVINGNEPRVMGNALEVTGLHKSGNEFPIELTLGHYIENGEIFF is encoded by the coding sequence ATGAAAAAGTTAAAACTACAAGAATTGAGTAAACATTACCTTGCGATTCGGGGTTCAAAAAATGATGCAATTATCACTTCCGACAAAAGTAAAACCATCTTGTCTTGGAACAAAGGTGCAGAAAATTTATTTGGATACTCTGAGGATGAAATATTAGGTAAACCTATTTCAATCATAATTCCAATACATCTGAGAAAATACCACGATGAAGGTATGGAAAATGTGATTAATGGCAATGAACCAAGGGTGATGGGTAATGCATTAGAGGTCACAGGTTTGCATAAAAGTGGAAATGAATTCCCAATAGAACTAACCTTGGGTCATTACATTGAAAATGGAGAGATTTTTTTTTAG